The DNA region tattctcttttaagtttttattttcctttttttttttttttttttttgccatgatcctcccccttcccccccctttttttttggttttggttttgaacaGCGCTGGCTCAGCCCCGATCgattcaagccctgcctgcagaggagttaaaaatgaaaaaaaaaaagaaaaaaaatcatttaaaaaaaaaaggaaaattttttagtattgtttagcaaaaaaaaaaaaaaaaaaacacaataaaacccGAAATTTTTTTAACCATCACCCGTCTCTGGCGCTCTGGGGGGCGGGGCttgcgggaggggcggggcttgagtggcggggcggggcctccACTAGGGAACGGTGCTTAGGGGGCGGGGTTTTGTGCGGGGCGGGGTTTCGCGCGATGGGCGGGGCTTGCGGTCGCCGCGCttccggcgcggggcgggcctTCCGGCGCGGGCGGGCctggcggcgatggcggcgggccgggggtggcggcggcgggcgctgcggctGCTGACGGCGGGCGGCGGGGTCCTGCTCACCCGCTTCCCCTTCTGGCACTGCTTCAGCGGGCTGCTGCTCTGCGCCGAGCGCGCCGACGGgcgccggtgcggggccggggggggctgcgggcctgcgggggggcctggggcagggggggcctgggggctcctgaggtaaatgtggggctgggagggcctGGGGGGCTTCTGGGGTAAGCGAGGGGCTGGgagggcctggggcagggggggggtctgtgggtcTGGAagggcctggggctggggggggttctAGGGTGAGTGTGAGGCTGGAAGGGCCTGGGGTTTTGAGGGCCCGGGGAGCTTCTGGGGTAAGTGTGGGGCTGTGagggcctggggctgggggctcctgggGTAAGCCAGGGGCTAGGAGGGCCTGGGGCTGGGCCaggtgtggggctgggagggtgtggggctggggggcctctGGGGTgagtgtggggctgggagggcctGGGGCTGGGccgggtgtggggctggggggcctctGGGGTAAGCGAGGAGCTGGGAGGGCCTGGGAATCTCCTGGGGTGAGTGTGGGCCTGGGAGGGCCtggggctggtgtggggctggcacgggggggtttggggataagcatggggctgggagggacctgggGCAGGTGTGGGGCTGAGCCTGGGGGGCCTGGGATAAGCGTGGGGCTGAGGCTGGGCAGCTCCTGGGAGAAGCACGGGGCTGGGAGGGGCTAGGGGGGTTTGGTGGGGCTGGGTCAGGTGTGGGGCTGAGGCTGAGTGGGCTCCTGGGGTAAGTGTGGGGCTGTGAGGAACTGGGGCAggtgtgggggctggggggggggggtttcggGCAGGTGTGGGACAGTTGGGGGGGGCCTGGGGTAAAATACGGGGCTGGGGGCTTCTTGGGATAAGCGTTGggctggaggagtctggggcaggcgtggggctgggggcttcctGGGATCAGCGTGAGGCTGGGGGGGAGGTTGGGGCAGTGGTGGGAttgcggggggggtggtgggtCAGTTGTGAGatggctgggggggggttggggcgGCTGTGGGACggctggggggggttggggcaGTTTTGGGATGGCTGGAGGGGGTGTGGGCGCCGGggggagggcagaggggcagTTAGGGGGGGCGTGGGAGGCcgcatggggctgggggagggctgtAGCGGGCTTAGGGGGCGAGGAGGGATTCTGGGGGAGCCCAGCGGGGGGGTCTggagctgccttccccccccctccccaggaagcCGGACATCCCGGTCCCCTACCTGTACGTGGACATGGGGGTGGCCGTGCTCTGCGCCAGCTTCATGTCCTTCGGCGTCAAGCGCCGCTGGTTCGCCCTGGGGGCCGCGCTCCAGCTGGCCGTGGCCACCTACGCCGCCCACGTCGGCGGCCACGGCCACTACGGCGACTGGCTGAAggtgaggaccccccccccccgacccccccacaccccgtgGCGGGGGTCGGGGGGCTGACGGTGACCCCCCCCCGTCGCGGCGCAGGTGCGGATGTACTCGCGGACCATCGCCATCATCGGCGGCTTCCTCGTCCTGGCCAGCGGCGCGGGCGAGCTCTACCGGCAGAAGCCGCGCAGCCGCGCGCTGCAGTCCACGGGCCAGGTCTTCCTCGGCATCTACCTCATCTGCCAGGTACGGGGGGGcgtggggcggcgggggggggggggcacggccacCTCTGGCCCCCCACCCGCGGCAGGCACCGGGCTGGGTCTGCGGGGGGTTCCCTCCCAGGGGGAGAAGCCTCGTGCAATCACTACCAGTGCTACCAGTGCCACTGTTACCACTGCGCTTCagccccccctgtcccccccccccccccaaggcctgtgagggggtggggggaacgtGGCCACCTCCTTTCCCCCCCGGCAGTCACCAGGCTGGGTCTGCGGGGGGGGTCCCTCGCAATGGCAGAAGCCTCAGGTGGGCActaccagtgccaccagtgctaCCAGTGCCGCTGTTACCACTGCGTGCCAGTCCCTCCCCCCAAGAcctacttgggggggggggggacatatagccacctcctgccccccacccacAGCAGTCACTGGGCTGGGTCCAGCGGGGGGTCCCTCCCAGGGGGAGAAGCCTCAGGTGAGcaccaccagtgccaccagtaccaccagtggCACTGTTATGGCCACACTCCAGCCCCGCCCTGTCACCCCCCAGGCctgtttgggggggggcacacacacatggccacctcctgccccccacccacAGCAGTCACCAGGCTGGCTCTGCCGGGGGGGGGTCCCTCCCTCCCAGGGGGAGAAGCCTCAGGTGAGcaccaccagtgccaccagtaccaccagtggCACAGTTACCACCGTgtccagccccccccgccccccccccccccaggcctgtttggggggggggcacacacacagccacctcctgccccccacccacAGCATGCACTGAGCTGGGTctaccggggggtgggggggtcccaggggagaAGCAGCCTCAGGTGAGCGttaccagtgccaccagtgccactGTGAcagccacgctgcagccccccccccccgtgtcccccccccaggcctactccctgcagcacagccaggaggACCGCCTGGCCTACCTGAACCACCTCGGGGGGGGCGAGCTGGCCCTCCAGCTCCTCTTCATCCTCTAcgggctgctggccctggccttCCTCTCGGGCTGCTACGTGCGGGCGGCGGCGCAGGTGCTGGCGGTGCTGCTTCCTCCCGCCATCCTCCTCATCGACGGCAACCTCGCCTAC from Opisthocomus hoazin isolate bOpiHoa1 chromosome 26, bOpiHoa1.hap1, whole genome shotgun sequence includes:
- the TMEM101 gene encoding transmembrane protein 101 — encoded protein: MAAGRGWRRRALRLLTAGGGVLLTRFPFWHCFSGLLLCAERADGRRKPDIPVPYLYVDMGVAVLCASFMSFGVKRRWFALGAALQLAVATYAAHVGGHGHYGDWLKVRMYSRTIAIIGGFLVLASGAGELYRQKPRSRALQSTGQVFLGIYLICQAYSLQHSQEDRLAYLNHLGGGELALQLLFILYGLLALAFLSGCYVRAAAQVLAVLLPPAILLIDGNLAYWHAARRVEFWNQMKLIGQSVGIFGAVVILATDG